A window from Glandiceps talaboti chromosome 15, keGlaTala1.1, whole genome shotgun sequence encodes these proteins:
- the LOC144446843 gene encoding threonine synthase-like 2: MKYCSTRGGISGWSFEQALFSTGFVEGGGLLMPETIPHVNQDTLLKWKDLSYPELCKEIVPLFVSEDEIPRQDMNELLDKAFSKFSLKEVVKVAKLGDGLNVAELWHGKTLAFKDLALSCVGQFLEFFLNKLKKHITITVATSGDTGSSAIEGIRGLEWVDIIVLLPKGRITKIQELMMTTVLDDNVHVMAVEDTTSDGLDEILTSLYRDEEFKKIHDLCTINSINWARVMVQTAHYFYSYFQVCKSVNQTVEVIVPTGAAGNITAGSIAKFMGLPIKIVAAVNTNDIMFRTLESGDHSLAEHVVPTYAPAMDIQSPYNFQRIIWLFSNKNTELVDGLMNSFYDTGRMDLPVELMKKMNTVLSSYMLNDEGILQTMKKCWHDNQYLLCPHTAIAVSYHHEKTRLPDEEPMPSVCLATASPVKFPEVVVEAGLTPQTTPAVTALDTMPTKYIQVKGGDDLEKILRDKIESITSKAKNT; this comes from the exons ATGAAATATTGCAGCACTCGTGGAGGAATCTCAGGATGGAGTTTTGAACAGGCACTGTTTTCAACAGGATTTGTAGAAGGTGGAGGTCTTCTTATGCCTGAAACCATTCCACATGTAAACCAGGATACATTGCTGAAGTGGAAGGATTTATCCTATCCAGAGCTTTGTAAGGAGATTGTTCCTTTGTTTGTAAGTGAGGATGAGATACCAAGACAGGATATGAACG AACTACTGGACAAAGCCTTTTCTAAGTTCTCATTGAAAGAAGTTGTGAAAGTTGCCAAACTAGGAGATGGTTTGAATGTAGCTGAGTTATGGCATGGGAAGACATTAGCATTCAAAGATTTAGCACTCTCTTGTGTTGGACAGTTTCTCGAGTTTTTcctcaataaattgaaaaaacacATCACCATAACAGTTG cTACATCAGGAGATACAGGTAGttctgccatagagggcatacGTGGCTTAGAATGGGTTGACATCATTGTACTTCTACCAAAGGGGAGAATCACAAAGATACAAGAATTAATGATGACAACAGTTCTGGATGACAATGTGCATGTGATGGCAG ttgaagATACAACATCAGATGGTTTGGATGAAATACTGACAAGTTTATACAGGGATGAAGAGTTTAAAAAGATACATGATTTATGCACAATTAATTCCATAAATTGGGCTCGTGTCATGGTTCAAACTGCACACTATTTCTATTCCTACTTCcaagtctgtaagtcagtgAACCAAACCGTTgaagttattgtacctactgGTGCAGCAGGCAACATAACAG CTGGTTCTATTGCCAAGTTCATGGGCCTACCAATTAAAATTGTTGCTGCTGTCAACACAAATGATATTATGTTCCGCACTCTGGAAAGTGGAGATCACTCATTGGCTGAACACGTTGTCCCTACCTATGCACCAGCAATGGACATACag AGTCCATACAATTTTCAAAGAATTATTTGGTTGTTTTCCAATAAGAATACAGAGTTGGTTGATGGTCTCATGAATTCATTTTATGACACTGGAAGGATGGATCTTCCTGTGGAATTAATGAAAAAG ATGAACACTGTTTTGAGCTCTTATATGTTGAATGACGAAGGTATTCTGCAGACAATGAAGAAGTGTTGGCATGACAACCAATACCTGCTGTGTCCTCATACTGCCATAGCAGTTAGTTACCATCATGAAAAGACAAG ACTTCCTGATGAAGAACCAATGCCAAGTGTTTGCCTAGCCACGGCATCTCCTGTCAAATTTCCTGAAGTTGTTGTAGAAGCTGGACTTACTCCCCAGACAACACCAGCAGTGACAGCCCTTGACACCATGCCAACAAAGTACATCCAAGTGAAAGGAGGAGATGATTTGGAGAAGATCCTCAGAGACAAAATAGAGAGCATCACATCTAAAGCCAAAAATAcctaa
- the LOC144446538 gene encoding putative ATP-dependent RNA helicase DDX47: MAAPSKADESIVDNNPVGDDTESSVTFESLGVVSSLCEACEQLKWKHPTKIQREALPVAFEGKDVIGLAETGSGKTAAFALPILQDLLEHPQRLFALVLTPTRELAFQISEQFEALGSTIGVKCVVIVGGIDMMSQSLQLAKKPHIVIATPGRLVDHLENTKGFNLRALKYLVMDEADRILNMDFETEVQKILKVIPKERRTYLYSATMTKKVAKLQRASLSNPVKVEVSTKYQTVEKLQQSYLFIPSKYKDVYLVYILNELAGNSFMVFCSTCNNTQRVALMLRNLGLTAVPLHGQMSQNKRLGMLNKFKSKSRSILIATDVASRGLDIPHVDVVINFDIPTHSKDYIHRVGRTARAGRSGKSVTFVTQYDVELYQRIEQLIGKKLPLFQTEEQEVMMIVERVTEAQRYARMEMNDKDDKRKRRGDDADDSEETVRIRKNVKRKRKN; this comes from the exons ATGGCTGCCCCCAGTAAAGCTGACGAAAGTATTGTCGATAACAACCCAGTTGGCGACGACACCGAATCTTCCGTAACTTTCGAATCATTG GGTGTTGTCAGTTCCCTCTGTGAAGCTTGTGAACAGCTCAAATGGAAACACCCAACTAAGATTCAGAGGGAAGCATTGCCTGTTGCTTTTGAAG GAAAGGATGTGATTGGTCTAGCTGAGACTGGATCAGGAAAGACAGCAGCATTTGCATTACCAATATTACAGGATTTATTAGAACATCCACAGAGATTATTTGCATTGGTTTTAACACCAACCAGAGAGTTAGCTTTTCAAATATCTGAACAGTTTGAAGCACTTGGCTCAACTATAGGAGTGAAATGTG TTGTTATTGTGGGTGGTATTGACATGATGTCACAGTCTCTACAGCTGGCGAAGAAACCACACATTGTCATAGCAACCCCAGGTAGATTAGTGGATCATCTAGAAAATACTAAAGGATTTAATCTCAGAGCCCTTAAGTATTTG GTTATGGATGAAGCAGACAGAATTCTCAACATGGATTTTGAAACTGAAGTTCAGAAAATTTTGAAGGTCATTCCAAAGGAAAGAAGAACTTATTTATATTCAGCTACAATGACCAAAAAG GTTGCAAAACTACAGAGAGCATCACTGTCAAATCCGGTGAAAGTTGAAGtgtcaacaaaatatcaaactgtTGAGAAATTACAACAATCCTATCTTTTTATTCCAAGTAAATATAAG GATGTTTACTTGGTGTACATATTGAATGAACTTGCAGGCAATTCATTTATGGTGTTTTGTAGTACTTGTAATAATACACAGAGAGTAGCATTGATGCTGCGTAATCTTGGTTTGACTGCTGTACCATTGCATGGACAAATGAGTCAG AACAAGAGACTGGGGATGTTGaataaatttaaaagtaaaagtcGTTCCATTCTCATAGCAACTGACGTGGCAAGCAGAGGTCTAGACATACCTCATGTGGATGTTgtaattaattttgatatacCTACTCATTCCAAG GACTACATTCACAGAGTTGGTAGAACAGCAAGGGCTGGCAGATCAGGAAAATCTGTCACATTTGTTACACA ATACGATGTTGAATTATACCAGAGAATTGAACAGCTTATTGGAAAGAAACTACCACTTTTTCAAACAGAAGAACAAGAAGTGATGATGATTGTGGAAAGAGTTACAGAAGCTCAGCGATATGCCAGAATG GAAATGAATGATAAAGACGATAAAAGGAAAAGAAGGGGAGATGATGCTGATGACAGTGAAGAAACCGTCAGAATCAGGAAAAATGtgaaaaggaaaagaaaaaactaa
- the LOC144446844 gene encoding uncharacterized protein LOC144446844: MEGQDSKDLYDICIVGAGIMGSAAARHTTLIAPSLKVCLIGPKEPKILTECQHGIFSAHYDEGRIATPFSPYYYWSELAARSIQRYREVEKISGVKFYHEGKFLFVASPNDPTLQKAKENGRNVNNSLFHFETIIDISKVFPFLSSKPGLEGFLLSGEGGHVSSRSEVIAQQTAAHLHRCHIIDDVVDQVIEKSQSDGSKSMEVTTAKGQVILARKVLLSPGAFTAFRDLLPQGKELDVKLLPQTVAFVEVTDEDVLRLKDMPSIGWKPYIEEINWYILPPIKYPNGKYYIKIGVRGKTELLTAAEVGDLYKKECNKSTYQPLLDILFDVVKGINPVSTHGECAVTTHTPTSLPYCDMVTPTLGVVVAGNGYAATSGDEIGRMAARMIIAGHWDHDFPQEQFKVRFKMLQ; the protein is encoded by the exons ATGGAAGGACAGGACAGTAAAGACTTGTATGACATCTGTATTGTTGGTGCTGGTATAATGGGGTCAGCTGCAGCTAGACATACAACACTGATAGCACCCAGTCTTAAAGTCTGTCTTATTGGACCAAAGGAACCAAAG ATACTGACTGAATGCCAGCATGGTATATTTTCAGCTCACTATGATGAAGGAAGAATTGCTACACCATTTTCTCCCTATTACTACTGGAGTGAGTTGGCAGCAAGATCAATTCAAAGATACAGAGAAGTTGAAAAAATATCAG GTGTCAAATTCTACCATGAGGGAAAATTTTTGTTTGTGGCAAGTCCAAATGATCCAACATTACAAAAGGCAAAAGAAAATGGAAGGAATGTAAACAACTcactatttcattttgaaaccATAATTGATATTTCCAAAGTGTTTCCTTTCCTCTCGAGTAAACCAGGCTTAGAGGGTTTCCTTCTGAGTGGTGAAGGTGGCCATGTAAGTTCCAGATCAGAGGTGATTGCTCAACAAACAGCTGCTCATCTACACAGATGTCACATCATTGATGATGTAGTAGATCAGGTGATAGAAAAGAGCCAATCAGATGGATCAAAATCCATGGAAGTTACAACAGCCAAAGGTCAGGTCATCCTTGCCAGAAAAGTGTTACTCAGTCCTGGAGCTTTCACTGCATTTAGGGATTTGCTTCCCCAAGGAAAAGAACTTGATGTAAAATTGCTTCCACAGACTGTTGCATTTGTTGAAGTGACTGACGAGGATGTGTTGAGATTGAAAGACATGCCATCAATAGGCTGGAAACCATACATTGAGGAAATTAATTGGTATATACTACCACCTATCAAGTATCCCAATG GTAAATATTACATCAAAATTGGAGTACGTGGAAAAACTGAGCTTCTTACAGCTGCTGAAGTTGGTGACCTGTATAAAAAGGAATGCAATAAATCCACATATCAACCATTGCTAGATATACTGTTTGATGTTGTCAAAG GAATCAACCCAGTGTCAACACATGGTGAATGTGCTGTTACAACTCATACACCAACTAGTCTTCCATACTGTGATATGGTTACACCAACTCTGGGTGTTGTTGTCGCTGGCAACGGTTATGCAGCAACGTCAGGAGATGAAATTGGCAGAATGGCGGCTAGAATGATTATAGCTGGACATTGGGATCATGATTTTCCACAAGAACAGTTTAAAGTTCGATTTAAAATGTTACAATAG